A portion of the Leptospira noumeaensis genome contains these proteins:
- a CDS encoding adenylate/guanylate cyclase domain-containing protein, translating to MKKLFLILILFQLSCLSEERNVKAEAEKGYLDLRNHSFTEHAYIALNGEWKFFWNTPPSKIRETDSDFYLNLPNHWNGYKMPYGSLGGFGQASFRIKIKLNEKLSETMALTVHEQDTSYAIYVNGKYLGGSGIPGPNANEFVPQVKSTLVVLPETSDLTIDLYVANYVHRKGGIWNDIVLSTYTNAESRLTKRKINETMLSSVLAFVGLFFLVMYFYNRDGKHTMGIFLFSLAVFFRTISTGERIISEFYDFPYWFLLRLEYISWFWSAPLLYHYFYTLFPEDFSKKVGNFFYTLSFILSLGLLLPPVYFTETASIYPIAFVGNGVYIFVYLYRAYKKSRMESKLLLAGMLLVLVAATNDVLHAESYIHTMYVGPTSVVVFVFLQVITFGRIVRQNITKSLEFAHEQKQLSHSFSRFVPTEFLFHLGKADIRQVDLGDQVQKRMTILFADIRSFTEFSETLTPKENFDFLNSYLQRVGPIIRHNNGFIDKFIGDAVMALFPYDTNDAVKAAVEMQEAIRIYNGHRSNCGYIPIEVGIGIHTGNLTLGILGEHKRMEGTVISDAVNLASRIEGITKLFSSRIVISADTFIEASEGLGYHYRLLDRVAIKGKTESVFVVEVLDGYEPEKAARLVSTKDDYTLALDAFRREDFEEAIEGFSKLLDTNPDDSVSRLFLERCHEARTKPKMELGS from the coding sequence ATGAAAAAACTCTTTCTGATTCTTATTTTATTCCAACTCAGTTGTCTTTCAGAGGAGAGGAATGTAAAAGCAGAAGCAGAGAAAGGTTATCTGGATCTAAGGAATCACTCTTTTACAGAACACGCATATATTGCCTTAAACGGGGAATGGAAATTTTTTTGGAATACTCCACCTTCTAAAATCAGAGAAACAGATTCAGACTTTTATTTAAATCTTCCTAACCATTGGAATGGATACAAAATGCCTTACGGTTCTTTAGGTGGATTTGGCCAGGCAAGTTTTAGAATCAAAATCAAACTGAATGAAAAACTTTCCGAAACCATGGCCCTCACAGTCCATGAACAGGACACTTCGTACGCCATTTATGTAAACGGAAAGTATTTAGGAGGTTCGGGAATTCCTGGACCCAATGCGAACGAATTTGTTCCACAAGTTAAATCAACTTTGGTTGTTTTACCTGAAACCTCTGACTTAACTATCGATCTTTATGTTGCCAATTATGTACATAGAAAAGGTGGAATTTGGAACGATATTGTTTTATCTACATATACAAATGCAGAAAGTAGACTTACCAAACGAAAAATAAACGAAACCATGTTATCCTCGGTTTTAGCCTTTGTTGGTTTATTTTTTCTAGTGATGTATTTTTACAATCGTGATGGGAAACATACCATGGGGATCTTTCTATTTTCTTTGGCAGTATTCTTTAGAACCATTTCCACCGGAGAGCGAATCATATCAGAATTTTATGATTTTCCTTATTGGTTTTTGTTACGACTGGAATACATTTCTTGGTTCTGGTCGGCTCCCCTACTTTATCATTATTTTTATACACTTTTTCCCGAAGACTTTTCTAAAAAAGTGGGGAACTTCTTTTATACACTTTCGTTCATTTTAAGTTTAGGATTGTTATTACCACCTGTTTATTTTACGGAAACGGCATCCATTTATCCGATCGCTTTTGTTGGTAACGGTGTTTATATTTTTGTTTATTTGTATAGAGCTTACAAAAAAAGCAGAATGGAATCAAAGCTCTTGTTAGCTGGCATGCTCTTAGTTTTAGTTGCTGCCACAAACGATGTCCTACATGCAGAATCTTACATCCACACCATGTACGTCGGTCCTACGAGCGTAGTGGTATTTGTATTTTTGCAAGTCATCACTTTTGGACGGATTGTTCGCCAAAACATCACCAAATCTTTGGAATTTGCCCACGAACAAAAACAACTCAGCCATTCCTTTAGCCGTTTTGTTCCCACAGAATTTCTATTCCATTTGGGTAAAGCGGACATTCGGCAAGTGGATCTAGGTGACCAAGTCCAAAAGAGAATGACCATCCTCTTTGCGGATATCAGATCCTTTACCGAGTTTTCAGAAACATTAACTCCTAAGGAAAATTTTGACTTTTTAAATAGTTATCTCCAAAGAGTGGGTCCAATCATCAGACACAACAATGGATTCATCGATAAATTCATTGGGGATGCGGTAATGGCTTTATTTCCTTATGATACCAATGATGCGGTCAAAGCAGCCGTAGAAATGCAAGAAGCCATTCGGATTTACAACGGGCATAGATCCAATTGTGGTTATATCCCCATCGAAGTAGGAATTGGGATTCACACAGGAAACCTCACCTTAGGAATCTTAGGCGAACACAAACGAATGGAAGGAACCGTTATTTCCGACGCTGTCAACCTTGCCTCTCGGATCGAAGGAATCACCAAACTCTTTTCTTCTCGAATTGTGATTAGTGCTGACACTTTTATCGAAGCATCTGAAGGATTAGGATACCATTACCGACTCCTCGACCGTGTGGCCATCAAAGGAAAAACAGAATCTGTTTTTGTTGTGGAAGTTTTGGATGGATACGAACCCGAAAAAGCAGCAAGACTTGTTTCTACAAAAGATGATTATACTCTCGCCTTGGATGCCTTCCGGCGAGAAGATTTTGAAGAGGCCATTGAAGGATTTTCCAAACTACTCGATACAAACCCCGACGACTCTGTTTCACGATTGTTTTTGGAGCGTTGTCACGAAGCGCGAACCAAACCAAAAATGGAACTGGGAAGTTAA
- a CDS encoding Ig-like domain-containing protein, whose translation MSSRFNLLSVSVFLSLWMLLGNCYFNPAVQMVVNPTVAEEPDVASAGFIAALATPPALPSPYFSLVSSSPADGEDLITSQSTISFTFSETLDLDIPNASTWIATNILQAQPLLNFNPTVTISDNKFDLSLSSAIGPGFTYIITFGSGIKVKSGKPLAPGTKVTFTCNGCTPT comes from the coding sequence ATGAGCTCGCGATTTAATTTACTATCTGTTTCAGTATTTTTGAGTTTATGGATGTTGCTTGGGAATTGTTATTTCAATCCAGCGGTGCAAATGGTTGTGAATCCTACTGTAGCGGAAGAGCCAGACGTAGCAAGTGCTGGATTCATCGCTGCTCTTGCCACCCCTCCTGCATTACCATCCCCTTATTTTTCTCTTGTGAGCTCTAGTCCAGCTGACGGCGAAGACCTTATCACTTCCCAATCAACAATATCTTTTACCTTTTCAGAAACATTGGATCTCGATATTCCAAATGCGAGCACCTGGATCGCTACGAATATTCTACAAGCTCAACCTCTTTTAAACTTCAATCCAACGGTAACTATATCTGATAATAAATTTGATCTTTCCTTATCTAGTGCCATAGGCCCAGGATTCACATATATCATTACTTTTGGATCTGGAATTAAAGTAAAATCAGGTAAACCGTTGGCTCCAGGAACAAAGGTTACATTTACCTGCAATGGATGCACCCCCACATAA
- a CDS encoding DUF1993 domain-containing protein, protein MVYQISVQSFKKGLGNLVKILEKAEAYSETKKFPFENLLNSRLFPDQFQLTKQIQIACDTAKLCVARISGKDAPVHDDSETNLAELKNRIGSVIQYLDTFKEEDFKSASEIKVSQPRWEGKYLTGFEYLTNHAIPNFYFHITTAYAILRHNGVEVGKKDYLGEMPFKK, encoded by the coding sequence ATCGTTTATCAAATCTCTGTCCAATCGTTTAAAAAAGGACTTGGGAATTTAGTCAAAATTTTAGAAAAAGCAGAAGCCTATTCAGAAACAAAAAAGTTTCCCTTTGAGAATTTACTTAATTCACGACTTTTCCCCGACCAATTCCAGTTAACCAAACAAATCCAAATTGCATGTGATACAGCCAAACTTTGTGTCGCCCGGATTTCAGGAAAAGACGCACCAGTTCACGATGATTCCGAAACGAATTTAGCAGAACTAAAAAATCGAATTGGTTCTGTGATCCAATACTTAGATACTTTTAAAGAAGAGGATTTTAAGTCAGCGAGTGAAATCAAAGTTTCACAGCCAAGATGGGAAGGAAAATATTTAACTGGATTTGAATATCTTACAAACCACGCAATTCCTAATTTTTATTTCCACATAACAACTGCCTATGCGATTCTAAGGCATAATGGTGTTGAAGTTGGGAAAAAAGATTATTTAGGTGAAATGCCATTTAAGAAATAA
- a CDS encoding FMN-binding glutamate synthase family protein, whose protein sequence is MDAHLMDQILNWIETYPLSSTFVGLLLFLVLVFIRDITQKTHTIQRNFPIVGRLRYFLEMIGPELRQYWVAHDKEERPFDRTERSWIYATAKGQNNNFGFGTTEIQYEPGYPIIKHKAFPYPEAKAYIHNQDPSCIPCLKIIGSKRKFPYRPYSIVNISAMSFGSLGKNAVLALNRGARDSGAYQNTGEGGLSHYHMEGADMVWQIGTGYFGARDKSGKFSLDVLKEKVAKNPCIKMIEIKLSQGAKPGKGGILPAKKVNAEIAAIRHVEEGKDCISPNSHSEFTNVKELVQFIERIASGTGLPVGIKSAVGEIEFWEELAREMKQTSLGPDFITIDGGEGGTGAAPLTYADHVSLPFKIGFQRVYTLFQKEGLSEQIVWIGSGKLGFPDRAVVAIAMGCDLINIAREAMLSIGCIQAQKCHTDHCPAGVATQNWWLQRGVDPTIKGKRAAKYIQGFRKELLSLAHSCGYEHPGQFTGQDIEISMGMNRYQTLEGLLGYKRDEVNFTKLQDYTVFPKRQA, encoded by the coding sequence ATGGACGCACACCTTATGGATCAGATACTCAATTGGATTGAAACCTATCCTTTGTCTTCCACATTCGTTGGACTGTTGTTGTTTCTTGTTTTGGTTTTTATCCGAGACATCACACAAAAAACGCACACGATTCAGAGAAACTTCCCGATCGTCGGCCGGCTTCGTTATTTCTTAGAAATGATTGGGCCCGAACTCAGACAATATTGGGTGGCCCACGATAAAGAAGAACGTCCCTTCGATCGTACGGAAAGAAGTTGGATTTACGCCACAGCCAAAGGCCAAAACAATAACTTTGGATTTGGAACTACAGAAATCCAATACGAACCTGGATATCCTATCATCAAACACAAAGCCTTTCCTTATCCAGAAGCCAAGGCTTACATCCACAACCAAGACCCAAGTTGTATTCCCTGTTTAAAAATCATTGGGTCCAAACGTAAATTTCCTTATAGACCTTACTCTATCGTTAATATCTCTGCAATGTCCTTTGGTTCTCTTGGTAAAAATGCGGTGTTGGCACTGAATAGAGGTGCGAGGGATTCCGGCGCCTATCAGAACACAGGTGAAGGTGGCCTCAGCCATTACCATATGGAAGGTGCTGATATGGTTTGGCAAATTGGCACTGGATACTTTGGAGCCAGAGACAAATCAGGAAAGTTTAGTTTGGATGTTTTAAAAGAGAAAGTGGCAAAAAATCCATGTATCAAAATGATTGAAATCAAACTTTCACAGGGCGCCAAACCAGGGAAAGGTGGAATCCTTCCTGCAAAAAAAGTAAACGCAGAAATTGCTGCCATCCGCCATGTAGAAGAAGGTAAAGATTGTATCTCTCCCAACTCACACAGTGAGTTTACCAATGTCAAAGAACTCGTTCAATTCATAGAAAGAATCGCTTCTGGAACCGGATTACCTGTCGGAATCAAAAGTGCCGTTGGGGAAATTGAATTTTGGGAAGAACTGGCCCGTGAAATGAAACAAACTTCTCTAGGCCCAGACTTCATCACCATCGATGGTGGAGAAGGGGGAACAGGTGCCGCTCCTCTCACCTATGCAGACCATGTATCCTTACCTTTTAAAATAGGATTCCAAAGAGTTTATACTCTGTTTCAAAAAGAAGGATTGTCCGAACAAATTGTTTGGATTGGTTCAGGAAAACTTGGATTTCCTGACCGAGCCGTCGTAGCAATCGCCATGGGATGTGATCTCATCAATATCGCAAGAGAAGCCATGTTGTCTATCGGTTGTATCCAAGCACAGAAATGCCATACAGATCATTGTCCTGCAGGGGTTGCCACTCAGAACTGGTGGTTGCAACGCGGAGTGGATCCAACCATCAAAGGAAAACGTGCGGCCAAGTACATCCAAGGATTTCGAAAAGAACTTTTGAGTTTGGCCCATTCTTGTGGTTACGAACACCCGGGCCAATTCACAGGCCAAGATATCGAAATTAGTATGGGTATGAACCGGTACCAAACCTTAGAGGGGTTACTCGGTTACAAAAGAGATGAAGTGAATTTTACAAAACTTCAAGATTATACAGTTTTTCCAAAACGACAAGCCTAA
- a CDS encoding carboxypeptidase-like regulatory domain-containing protein yields the protein MNLIIRKLKYSLLIVLLLIQANCYYNPFVQKILAPDPKEDSSILLGLPLLGGLTPAPFALSIAGQIRNETGAVVSNAELKVIHRSNELEGLDSTVTTDSGGRFFIHLSTGSTTFEVTLLGSTYFTFTLFVSSPQDIRVSEIKGNSNPLEVSSFFAYEPGNQPSFFELTYSIPYNNQILEYTPESFNFYFSDFPQGLGQVQAATWLAENITVIPAISLNNVEIMSESIFISAANFTNGVTYSITLGPGIRSQSGIPLTPRTLLISCLSECGY from the coding sequence ATGAATTTGATAATACGTAAACTCAAATACTCTCTACTTATAGTTCTACTTTTAATCCAAGCAAACTGTTACTACAACCCTTTCGTTCAAAAAATTCTAGCTCCCGATCCCAAAGAAGACTCATCCATTCTCCTAGGACTCCCTCTTCTGGGCGGACTGACTCCTGCACCCTTTGCATTATCTATTGCTGGCCAAATTAGAAATGAAACAGGTGCGGTAGTTTCGAATGCAGAATTAAAAGTGATCCATCGATCGAATGAACTGGAAGGATTAGATTCAACGGTGACGACAGATTCTGGTGGGAGATTTTTTATTCACTTGTCCACCGGTTCCACAACATTTGAGGTTACTCTATTAGGTTCCACTTATTTTACTTTTACACTTTTTGTTTCTTCACCTCAGGACATCAGAGTTTCGGAAATCAAAGGCAATTCTAATCCCTTGGAAGTCTCAAGTTTTTTTGCTTATGAGCCAGGAAACCAACCTAGTTTTTTTGAACTGACATATTCTATCCCATACAACAATCAAATTCTCGAGTATACACCAGAAAGTTTTAATTTTTATTTTTCTGACTTCCCTCAGGGACTAGGACAAGTTCAAGCAGCAACGTGGCTTGCTGAAAATATTACAGTGATTCCAGCAATTTCTTTAAATAATGTGGAAATTATGTCAGAGTCCATTTTCATAAGTGCTGCCAACTTCACCAATGGAGTTACCTATAGTATAACCTTGGGCCCAGGAATTCGATCCCAATCAGGAATCCCCCTCACCCCAAGAACTTTGTTGATCTCTTGTCTTTCCGAATGCGGATATTAA
- a CDS encoding response regulator has translation MNPKICVIDDDQIYQFTTKKIISNAGIKGEILVFSDAENALDFFHAEFQNKDRLPDIIFLDINMPLMDGWQFLDAFEKILPSFPKSIEVFLVSSSVDSADTDRAAKIPIISGYIFKPFTKEKLLESISHVQS, from the coding sequence CCAATTCACGACGAAAAAAATAATTTCGAATGCAGGAATCAAAGGAGAAATCCTAGTTTTCTCTGATGCGGAAAATGCTTTGGATTTTTTTCATGCGGAATTTCAAAACAAAGACAGGCTTCCCGACATAATCTTTTTAGATATCAATATGCCGCTTATGGACGGTTGGCAATTTTTAGATGCCTTTGAAAAAATCTTACCTAGTTTTCCAAAATCCATTGAGGTTTTCCTTGTCAGTTCATCTGTCGACAGCGCCGACACAGACCGTGCTGCCAAAATTCCCATCATCTCCGGGTACATATTCAAACCCTTTACAAAAGAAAAACTTTTGGAATCAATTTCGCACGTCCAATCTTAG
- the eat gene encoding ethanolamine permease — translation MKEDPKMHKVLHSVHLWGIAVGLVISGDYFGWNFGWSKASFWEFSFAVALIATFYVLFALCFTELAASIPQSGGPSAYAKRALGDLFGLVTGYLVLVEFLLAPPAIASALGGYIHFLFPVIPEFGAGIVMFCLLLLINLTGIKQTARFELFVTLVAVFGLLLYLTFLVPHISFQRIPNFPEVHSISWGSVFLSIPFAIWFFLAVEGVALASEEVRNPAKDIPIGYTAGILTLLCLAGLIFVFTASVVDIKEISELDYPLSYVLQKLYGKDQIWPFVFTFIGLFGLVASLFGIILGNSRLVYAMAKEGYLPNYLSKLSKGSSVPGNAVLSGGTLGIFCMCFLDTAELITISALGACGMYLLSLVSYFVLRKKEPNMERPYKAPLYPFLPGIAMVLGLVALGSVCISEPYLALGVLGIGILLGMGYYFQAKRKLS, via the coding sequence ATGAAAGAAGATCCAAAGATGCATAAAGTTCTACATTCTGTCCATTTATGGGGCATCGCTGTTGGGCTTGTGATTTCTGGTGATTATTTTGGTTGGAACTTTGGATGGTCAAAAGCTAGTTTTTGGGAATTTAGTTTTGCTGTAGCATTGATTGCTACTTTCTATGTTCTTTTTGCACTTTGTTTTACTGAACTTGCTGCTAGCATCCCACAATCCGGTGGACCATCTGCTTATGCAAAAAGGGCTCTCGGAGATTTGTTTGGACTCGTCACTGGGTATTTGGTTCTTGTAGAATTTTTACTCGCCCCACCTGCCATTGCTTCTGCCCTCGGTGGATACATTCATTTTCTATTTCCCGTCATTCCAGAGTTTGGTGCTGGGATTGTTATGTTTTGTTTGTTGTTGTTAATCAACTTAACGGGGATCAAACAAACTGCACGTTTTGAATTATTCGTTACACTTGTGGCCGTGTTTGGGCTTTTACTATACTTAACATTTTTGGTTCCTCATATTTCTTTCCAACGTATTCCTAATTTTCCAGAAGTTCATTCCATTTCTTGGGGTTCCGTTTTTCTTTCCATTCCATTTGCCATTTGGTTTTTTCTGGCAGTGGAAGGAGTGGCTTTGGCTTCCGAAGAAGTTCGTAATCCAGCAAAGGACATTCCTATTGGATACACTGCTGGTATTTTAACTTTACTCTGTTTGGCGGGACTTATTTTTGTTTTTACTGCTTCTGTTGTAGATATCAAAGAAATTTCTGAATTGGATTATCCACTGTCTTATGTATTGCAAAAGTTATACGGCAAAGATCAAATTTGGCCTTTTGTATTTACCTTTATTGGTTTATTTGGACTTGTGGCCTCACTTTTTGGGATCATCCTTGGAAATTCTCGGTTGGTTTATGCTATGGCAAAGGAAGGGTATTTGCCAAATTACCTTTCAAAGTTAAGCAAAGGTTCTTCGGTACCAGGGAATGCTGTCCTTTCTGGAGGAACCTTGGGAATTTTTTGTATGTGTTTTTTGGATACTGCTGAACTTATCACCATTTCTGCATTAGGTGCTTGTGGTATGTATCTCTTAAGTTTAGTTTCCTATTTTGTTCTCCGTAAAAAAGAGCCAAATATGGAAAGGCCATATAAAGCACCATTGTATCCATTCCTACCTGGAATTGCCATGGTTCTGGGACTAGTCGCACTTGGTTCTGTTTGTATTTCTGAGCCGTATTTAGCTCTTGGAGTTTTAGGTATTGGAATTTTACTTGGAATGGGTTATTATTTTCAAGCCAAACGTAAACTAAGCTGA
- a CDS encoding LA_0442/LA_0875 N-terminal domain-containing protein, which translates to MRNINLTLIILLFFIYPLSAVQTILLKQGKSIKGIVTNQNVDSVEVDTQNGKHMVISKKTVLKIIYKDIAESEEEIIRKEEEEKRKSEKEKAIAAKQEEIRKRREELSRQDAEKKAKQEGGEVVTHSLRDSFVLGSVADGNMITLAPDSARCQAFQEYTEYFWLFGALRFSEPNWDELLPKDSRPVRIKQTSTWTDMAITLLGGFLITVTRKTIVVDVCEGNGFRMVSDSEIKRIKDEAVEQIRTEQELKEAEEKYELEQLEKDLESLKKKK; encoded by the coding sequence ATGCGAAACATCAATTTAACCTTAATTATACTTTTATTTTTCATTTATCCTTTAAGTGCAGTACAAACCATCCTTCTCAAACAAGGCAAATCCATCAAGGGGATCGTCACAAATCAAAACGTGGATAGTGTCGAAGTAGACACACAAAATGGAAAACACATGGTCATTTCCAAAAAAACTGTCCTAAAGATTATCTATAAAGACATTGCGGAATCAGAAGAAGAAATCATTCGTAAAGAAGAAGAAGAAAAACGAAAGTCGGAAAAAGAAAAAGCCATCGCCGCCAAACAAGAAGAAATCCGCAAACGTAGAGAAGAATTATCCAGACAAGACGCAGAAAAGAAAGCCAAACAAGAAGGGGGAGAAGTAGTAACCCATAGCCTTCGTGATTCTTTTGTTCTTGGGTCTGTTGCTGATGGTAACATGATCACTCTCGCTCCCGACTCGGCAAGATGTCAGGCCTTCCAAGAGTATACAGAATACTTTTGGTTGTTTGGTGCCTTACGTTTTAGTGAACCAAATTGGGATGAATTACTTCCCAAAGACAGCCGTCCGGTTCGTATCAAACAAACATCAACTTGGACAGACATGGCAATCACCTTACTGGGTGGATTTCTCATTACAGTCACTCGTAAGACAATTGTTGTTGATGTTTGTGAAGGAAATGGTTTCCGCATGGTTTCTGATTCCGAAATCAAACGCATCAAAGATGAAGCCGTAGAACAAATCAGAACCGAACAAGAACTGAAAGAAGCAGAAGAAAAATACGAATTAGAACAACTCGAAAAAGATTTAGAATCTTTGAAGAAGAAGAAGTAA
- a CDS encoding TPM domain-containing protein, whose protein sequence is MNAPPNQYKIYFPKTLKSFLTISLSVFVLFFCSPSHEESIDSLVSKVPNPKELRNSWVEDSAGVLTDTSVIDNMISAEEALSGLEIAVVTLPTIGSYVPKDFAVALFKYWKIGKKGKDNGILVLHIIDQRRVEIETGYGLEGDLPDVTIKRIIDTYTIPAFKADDFQKGHADTVAALIGKLNHPEIAVEDLLSNPSDTNVATDTSEDPSNNDTSNQSKRTDEYDYQGKSYSQLTDDEKKILEETVDRYNTTGNYFLNDEESRLLNEKFAEQEKIEKEESFRNKQFLILGYLGLFVFLNLFQRIVVWLTPSPTAKYHIVHKTDFILFYGIVISPVIIAITLLSLVLDEALFPVSIFLIIGSIIVFFIFWGDLRMRKLMERLQAIRNTPRNCKKCGTAMVKLSEEEDNIHLSKGQISEELVNSIDYDVWVCPGCEANSILKFPNIDPEYIYKGTSFRKIKTCPECKFETFVCKSSRILSEATYSSSGKVEVRRNCAHCKHSATEYETIPKKQKSSSGGSSGGGGGGGGSFGGGSSGGGGSGGSY, encoded by the coding sequence GTGAATGCTCCACCGAACCAATACAAAATTTATTTCCCGAAAACACTCAAAAGTTTTTTAACCATATCTCTTTCGGTATTTGTTCTCTTTTTCTGCTCTCCTTCCCATGAAGAATCCATAGACTCACTTGTTTCCAAAGTTCCCAATCCTAAGGAACTCAGAAATAGTTGGGTAGAAGACAGTGCCGGTGTTTTGACAGACACATCAGTCATCGACAATATGATTAGCGCAGAAGAAGCTTTAAGTGGTTTGGAAATTGCGGTTGTCACATTGCCGACGATTGGAAGTTATGTGCCAAAAGACTTTGCCGTAGCATTATTTAAGTATTGGAAAATTGGGAAAAAAGGCAAGGACAATGGAATCCTTGTTTTACACATCATCGACCAAAGGCGTGTAGAAATCGAAACTGGATATGGTCTAGAAGGAGACCTTCCCGATGTCACCATTAAACGAATTATTGATACCTACACCATTCCCGCATTCAAAGCAGACGACTTTCAAAAGGGTCATGCCGATACGGTTGCCGCACTCATTGGCAAACTGAATCATCCCGAAATTGCGGTGGAAGATTTATTGTCCAATCCCTCGGATACAAATGTTGCAACAGATACAAGTGAAGATCCTTCAAACAATGACACATCCAATCAGTCTAAACGAACGGATGAATATGACTACCAAGGAAAATCCTACTCGCAACTCACAGATGATGAAAAGAAAATCTTAGAAGAAACCGTTGATAGATACAATACCACTGGAAATTATTTTTTAAACGATGAAGAATCAAGATTGTTAAACGAAAAATTCGCCGAACAAGAAAAAATAGAAAAGGAAGAATCGTTTCGAAATAAACAATTCTTAATCCTAGGTTACCTTGGTTTATTTGTATTTTTAAATTTATTCCAAAGGATTGTGGTTTGGCTCACACCTTCTCCAACTGCCAAATACCATATTGTCCACAAAACAGATTTTATTCTGTTTTATGGAATTGTGATCAGTCCTGTCATCATTGCCATCACCCTATTGTCTTTGGTGTTAGATGAAGCATTATTTCCAGTATCGATTTTTCTGATCATAGGTAGTATCATAGTCTTCTTTATTTTTTGGGGAGACTTACGAATGCGTAAGTTGATGGAACGATTACAAGCCATTCGCAACACACCCAGAAACTGTAAAAAATGTGGAACCGCTATGGTGAAACTTTCGGAAGAAGAGGATAACATCCATTTGTCGAAAGGACAAATTTCTGAAGAGCTTGTGAATTCCATAGATTACGATGTTTGGGTATGTCCTGGATGTGAGGCCAACTCCATTCTCAAATTCCCAAATATCGATCCCGAATACATTTACAAAGGCACTTCCTTTCGTAAGATTAAGACCTGCCCCGAATGTAAGTTCGAAACCTTTGTTTGTAAATCCAGTCGTATTTTGTCGGAAGCAACTTACAGCAGTTCGGGTAAGGTAGAAGTCAGACGAAATTGTGCTCACTGCAAACATAGTGCCACCGAATACGAAACCATTCCCAAAAAACAAAAGAGCAGTTCAGGCGGCTCCTCTGGTGGCGGTGGCGGCGGGGGAGGAAGTTTTGGAGGTGGTTCCTCGGGTGGGGGTGGAAGCGGCGGAAGTTACTAG
- a CDS encoding Ig-like domain-containing protein, whose product MNLRFLQLPFFPFHQLTKGICILLVPFLMFQNCYFNPVVNGILNPKVEESDSSALLGLAGGLGGSASTVSITGQIKKLGVSLVGVDVSLGTPLFSSKNTISSTTNTAGRFYLDIPTGSATLQFSDGGTLVTIQLMVTPIGATVGFINNSSYSVQNLDVYVLGSEPPVYLELLSSMPFDGAVINSSNYYDFVPDGRFLFTFSEEVDYEASSSASFIINPSLDELTIDFSKENVYILPSFSLSPNQFYTITLNSGIKSLTGKSNRPTTIQFMTGDLFL is encoded by the coding sequence ATGAATCTTAGATTTTTACAACTACCTTTCTTTCCTTTTCATCAGCTAACAAAGGGAATTTGTATCTTACTTGTTCCTTTTTTAATGTTTCAAAATTGTTATTTCAATCCGGTTGTGAATGGAATCTTAAATCCAAAGGTAGAAGAGTCTGACTCATCCGCATTGCTTGGATTAGCTGGTGGACTTGGGGGTTCAGCATCTACCGTTAGCATCACTGGCCAAATCAAAAAGCTGGGTGTTTCTCTTGTTGGCGTCGACGTCAGCTTAGGAACCCCTTTATTTTCTTCGAAGAATACTATCTCTTCTACAACAAATACGGCTGGAAGATTCTATCTAGATATCCCAACGGGATCGGCAACCTTACAGTTTTCGGATGGAGGTACCTTAGTAACCATCCAATTAATGGTCACACCAATAGGAGCGACTGTTGGCTTTATTAACAATTCTAGCTATTCAGTCCAAAATTTAGATGTTTATGTCCTTGGGTCAGAGCCTCCTGTTTATTTGGAGTTGCTATCGTCCATGCCTTTTGATGGAGCAGTGATTAATAGTAGTAACTACTATGACTTCGTTCCTGATGGAAGATTTCTATTTACCTTCTCTGAAGAAGTCGATTATGAAGCCAGTTCCTCCGCAAGTTTCATTATCAATCCATCACTTGATGAATTGACTATTGACTTTTCAAAAGAAAACGTGTATATCCTTCCTAGCTTCTCTCTTTCACCAAATCAATTTTATACCATTACATTAAATTCTGGTATCAAATCACTAACTGGTAAATCGAATAGACCGACGACAATCCAATTTATGACTGGGGATCTATTCTTATAG